One Sulfolobus sp. S-194 DNA segment encodes these proteins:
- a CDS encoding redox-regulated ATPase YchF, with product MITIGLIGKTNVGKSTFFSAATLIDVPIANRPFVTIEPNVGIAYVKKKCVHVEFGVKCNPKNSICIEDYRFIPVKLVDVAGLIPGAHEGRGLGNKFLDDLRKADVLIHVIDASGSTNEEGIPVAPGSRDPEEDISFIEKEIEEWFYSIISKDWQKFARTVDLSNKDPIDELLSKLSGLSINKYHIIETLRETKLENLKLMQWSEEDLRNFARKLREVSKPIVIAANKADIPESRNFIEKLKRKYNYVIPTSAEAELALRRASKAGIIEYIPGEKDFKILKELNPKQKEALDYIKKNVLEIYGNTGVQEALNTAVFSALSMIVVYPVEDEKKLTDHNGNILPDAILIKKGSSPKDLASVIHSELAKGFLFAINVKKKVRVGEEYQLQDGDVIKIVSSTARP from the coding sequence ATGATAACAATTGGTTTAATTGGGAAAACCAATGTAGGTAAAAGCACATTTTTCTCTGCAGCTACATTAATAGATGTACCTATTGCGAATAGACCATTTGTAACTATAGAGCCAAATGTGGGAATAGCATACGTGAAAAAGAAATGTGTTCATGTAGAGTTTGGCGTAAAATGTAATCCAAAAAATTCTATATGTATTGAAGATTACAGATTCATACCAGTAAAACTAGTAGATGTAGCTGGATTAATACCTGGCGCTCATGAAGGAAGAGGGCTTGGAAATAAGTTTCTAGATGATTTAAGGAAAGCAGACGTTTTGATTCATGTAATAGATGCTAGCGGTTCTACTAATGAAGAAGGAATACCGGTAGCACCTGGTTCAAGAGACCCAGAAGAAGATATATCTTTTATAGAGAAGGAAATTGAAGAGTGGTTCTATTCAATTATAAGTAAAGATTGGCAGAAGTTTGCGAGGACAGTAGATCTTTCAAATAAAGATCCAATAGATGAATTATTATCAAAACTCTCTGGATTATCTATTAATAAATATCATATAATAGAAACATTAAGAGAGACCAAACTAGAAAATTTAAAATTAATGCAGTGGAGTGAAGAAGATTTGAGAAACTTTGCGAGAAAGTTAAGAGAAGTATCAAAGCCTATAGTTATAGCAGCTAATAAGGCTGATATTCCAGAATCAAGAAACTTTATCGAGAAGTTAAAGCGAAAATATAATTATGTTATTCCTACTAGTGCTGAGGCAGAACTAGCTCTCAGAAGAGCAAGTAAAGCAGGAATTATAGAATATATTCCAGGGGAGAAGGATTTTAAGATATTAAAGGAGTTAAATCCTAAACAGAAAGAGGCATTGGATTATATAAAGAAAAATGTTCTAGAAATTTATGGAAATACTGGTGTTCAAGAAGCACTAAATACAGCTGTATTTAGTGCTTTATCTATGATAGTCGTATATCCTGTGGAAGATGAAAAGAAGTTAACCGATCATAATGGTAATATATTACCCGATGCAATTCTAATAAAGAAAGGATCTTCGCCCAAGGACTTGGCTAGTGTGATTCATTCTGAATTGGCCAAAGGTTTTCTCTTTGCGATAAACGTTAAAAAGAAAGTAAGAGTAGGTGAGGAATACCAGTTACAAGATGGAGACGTAATAAAAATCGTGTCATCTACTGCTAGACCTTAA